One Microlunatus soli genomic window carries:
- a CDS encoding GAP1-N2 domain-containing protein, whose translation MTAVQPGVGSTTPSDRYAELTYSSFDDGVSGGGWQVKQVRGRLSDPERDALRAQLSTYLDTGVELPRFPTPEQIAGFPRRLVYAPASGFAAGGPAADGSAVGRPAAGACAWWHTAPAGVDASGRPGNVFSQVVLDRRPSTPPVFRPIDLWRSPSWLTPYGPEQVAAAELAPGLPGPGTGVDLDALIDFCFADFDKIAVLGPLLDACAAAVVGGPPVILGVLNPERSAQWIAAVSRLTAPLISRTIYFSTLERAPGLAEALQRGLRLICIPSADVAEVDHARRSLGTPTVLLVEDEFPELGDLGGPDESAHPHRTGHGDRIAVTAWSVLARVVLEAESPDQARTVLARIDPIVEQVAAVTGTGRSPGYSADWPLAMAVAEAGELFVEAQPEAARVIGRNSPADLEQLPDLYRPAAAVIATQCGTTTRDAWRQWRSTVVGSAVRSSADHDPVHDHGAVHDHGSGADRDQDNGYPIGSVLIFDSYLRRAIVDDDWLIRADGVPLPEPPPSVDRDRLAGLVDQRLRELLDLPSPDPLLVARLADLLVRTGLADDPTTARLSHLADVALTPRLTGAGAAELVGRIGPLAEQTLERVIRPGLVIEPPAASALGRTLSPIVLDWLYPRAPAAVRLRTVYDAERTGALPGDYWLRAERDWSSYARGGVEALGEQEIGYAVWTMLEAAERTAPLNAWRQPVVDWTPCLPLLRRPVDPDDLSGLVHRFEPGRSTATEITAATLLTVPWSDHRWSDDVRRLCRRLQQGDRRDLHPAADADLLPQVREWLAERTWATAWWSTSTATVVNAIRSWSTRPGFPAVADYAADVRRGVAAVLMVELIFGREADKLATLLGQFGPDQVPVDQELVDQLAAVINSGEKQRRDPRSQRPPALVAMPQAMAAVLRSDPAPLSGRLATDGGRWLSAFTVRGVPVLEALLGNWLAKITDKDRIRQLRDDTVQVLTRTLSAADNTRDLDRAVMNKIRKLRTTP comes from the coding sequence ATGACCGCCGTGCAGCCGGGTGTCGGGTCGACGACGCCGTCGGATCGCTACGCCGAGCTGACCTACTCCTCCTTCGACGATGGCGTCAGCGGCGGCGGCTGGCAGGTCAAACAGGTCCGCGGTCGGCTGTCCGATCCCGAACGCGACGCGCTGCGCGCTCAGCTGTCGACCTACCTCGACACCGGAGTCGAGTTGCCGCGATTCCCCACCCCGGAACAGATTGCGGGCTTCCCCCGACGCCTGGTGTACGCCCCGGCGAGTGGATTCGCGGCGGGAGGACCTGCCGCTGATGGATCCGCTGTCGGCAGACCTGCTGCCGGGGCCTGTGCGTGGTGGCACACCGCGCCGGCTGGGGTGGATGCGTCCGGTCGGCCGGGAAATGTGTTCTCCCAGGTGGTGTTGGACCGGAGGCCGTCGACGCCGCCGGTGTTCCGCCCGATCGATCTGTGGCGTTCGCCGTCCTGGCTGACCCCGTACGGTCCGGAGCAGGTCGCGGCGGCGGAGCTGGCGCCCGGTCTACCCGGCCCGGGAACCGGTGTCGATCTTGATGCCTTGATCGACTTCTGCTTCGCCGACTTCGACAAGATCGCCGTTCTCGGGCCGCTGCTGGACGCCTGCGCCGCGGCCGTCGTCGGTGGCCCGCCGGTGATCCTCGGGGTCCTGAACCCGGAACGCTCGGCACAGTGGATCGCCGCGGTCTCCCGATTGACTGCTCCGCTGATCTCCCGGACGATCTACTTCTCAACCCTGGAACGAGCCCCCGGTCTCGCCGAGGCACTGCAGCGCGGGCTGCGGCTGATCTGCATCCCGTCCGCCGACGTCGCCGAAGTTGATCATGCCCGGCGCAGCCTCGGCACGCCGACCGTGTTGCTGGTGGAGGACGAGTTCCCCGAACTGGGCGATCTCGGCGGCCCGGACGAATCGGCACACCCGCACCGGACCGGACACGGCGATCGGATCGCTGTCACCGCGTGGTCGGTACTGGCCCGGGTCGTGCTGGAGGCCGAATCGCCCGACCAGGCACGGACCGTGCTGGCTCGGATCGATCCGATCGTCGAGCAGGTGGCCGCCGTCACCGGCACCGGCAGGTCGCCGGGCTATTCCGCGGACTGGCCACTGGCGATGGCGGTGGCCGAGGCCGGTGAGCTGTTCGTCGAGGCGCAGCCCGAGGCGGCTCGGGTGATCGGCCGGAACAGCCCGGCCGACCTTGAGCAACTCCCTGATCTGTATCGGCCGGCCGCAGCCGTGATCGCCACCCAGTGCGGTACGACGACCCGCGACGCCTGGCGGCAGTGGCGGTCCACCGTCGTGGGGTCCGCCGTCCGGAGCAGTGCTGATCATGATCCCGTCCATGATCATGGAGCCGTTCATGATCACGGTTCGGGAGCTGATCGTGATCAGGACAACGGCTACCCGATCGGCAGTGTGTTGATCTTCGACAGCTATCTGCGGCGGGCGATCGTCGACGACGACTGGTTGATCAGGGCCGACGGCGTGCCGCTGCCGGAGCCGCCGCCGTCGGTGGACCGCGATCGGCTGGCCGGACTTGTTGATCAACGCCTGCGGGAGCTGTTGGACCTGCCGTCTCCGGACCCGCTGCTGGTGGCGCGGCTGGCCGATCTCCTGGTCCGCACCGGCCTGGCCGACGACCCGACCACCGCACGGCTCAGTCACCTCGCCGACGTTGCACTCACCCCGAGGCTGACCGGTGCCGGCGCCGCCGAGCTGGTGGGCCGCATCGGTCCGCTGGCCGAACAGACGCTGGAGCGGGTGATCCGGCCTGGTCTGGTGATCGAGCCGCCGGCAGCGTCAGCGCTCGGTCGGACGCTGTCGCCGATCGTGCTGGACTGGCTGTATCCGCGGGCCCCGGCCGCGGTCAGGCTGCGTACGGTCTATGACGCGGAGCGGACCGGCGCCCTGCCCGGCGACTACTGGTTGCGTGCCGAGCGGGACTGGAGCAGCTATGCCCGGGGCGGGGTCGAGGCCCTCGGGGAACAGGAGATCGGGTACGCGGTCTGGACGATGCTGGAGGCCGCCGAGCGGACGGCTCCGTTGAATGCCTGGCGGCAACCGGTGGTCGACTGGACTCCGTGCCTGCCGCTGCTGCGTCGACCGGTCGATCCCGACGACCTGTCCGGATTGGTCCATCGCTTCGAACCCGGCCGGAGCACCGCGACCGAGATCACCGCAGCGACGTTGCTGACGGTCCCGTGGAGCGATCACCGGTGGAGCGACGACGTCCGCCGGCTGTGCCGTCGGCTCCAGCAGGGGGATCGCCGGGACCTGCATCCGGCCGCCGACGCCGACCTGCTGCCACAGGTCCGGGAATGGTTGGCCGAGCGGACCTGGGCGACGGCCTGGTGGTCGACCAGCACGGCGACCGTGGTGAACGCGATCCGGTCCTGGTCGACCCGGCCCGGTTTTCCGGCCGTCGCGGACTACGCCGCCGACGTCCGCCGCGGCGTCGCGGCAGTGCTGATGGTGGAGTTGATCTTCGGTCGGGAGGCCGACAAGCTGGCCACCCTGCTGGGGCAGTTCGGTCCCGATCAGGTGCCGGTGGACCAGGAACTGGTCGACCAGCTGGCCGCGGTGATCAACTCCGGGGAGAAGCAGCGCCGCGACCCGCGCAGCCAACGCCCGCCGGCACTGGTCGCGATGCCGCAGGCGATGGCGGCCGTCCTGCGTTCCGACCCGGCGCCGCTGTCCGGACGCCTGGCGACCGACGGCGGCCGCTGGCTGTCCGCTTTCACGGTCCGCGGCGTACCCGTGCTCGAAGCCCTGTTGGGCAACTGGCTGGCCAAGATCACCGACAAGGACCGGATCCGCCAACTCCGCGACGACACCGTCCAGGTGCTGACCCGAACCCTGTCCGCCGCCGACAACACCCGAGACCTCGACCGAGCCGTGATGAACAAGATCCGCAAACTCCGGACCACACCATGA
- a CDS encoding carbohydrate ABC transporter permease, with protein MTTAQATSSSSVDDPRTGSKAGRRQNRGIRGVTSAFWLFVGPFAIGLLIFVYIPILWSFGLSFADAQNTVTPSKWVGLSNYIDLLKPGPFLSSLIDFCIFAVFIVPVTFAAALGLAVLLNKIRFAKAFFRSVFFIPTACSYVVASMVWKLSIFNGVRFGLANTVLGWFGVDNIAWLATPSPPLYWVAIITARLWLQIGFYMILFIAGLQRIPNELYEAADVDGAKRGWQQFRFITFPQLQATSVAVLLLLFINAFQAFDEFFNLMGNSSLARPPLVYLYYTAMGSQDFGHGSAGAVILALLIVLVSLVQGKIFGFGKAS; from the coding sequence ATGACGACAGCGCAGGCAACGTCGAGCAGCAGCGTCGACGACCCGCGAACAGGGAGCAAGGCCGGTCGGCGGCAGAACCGCGGGATCAGAGGTGTGACGAGTGCGTTCTGGCTGTTCGTCGGCCCCTTCGCGATCGGGTTGTTGATCTTCGTCTACATCCCGATCCTGTGGTCGTTCGGGCTGAGTTTCGCCGACGCACAGAACACGGTCACCCCGTCGAAGTGGGTCGGGCTCAGCAACTACATCGACCTGCTCAAGCCCGGGCCGTTCCTGTCCAGTCTGATCGACTTCTGCATCTTCGCGGTCTTCATCGTGCCGGTGACCTTCGCCGCCGCGCTGGGGTTGGCGGTGTTGCTGAACAAGATCAGATTCGCCAAGGCGTTCTTCCGATCGGTGTTCTTCATTCCGACCGCGTGCTCCTACGTCGTGGCGTCGATGGTGTGGAAGCTGTCGATCTTCAACGGGGTCCGGTTCGGTCTGGCCAACACCGTGCTCGGCTGGTTCGGGGTGGACAATATCGCCTGGCTGGCCACCCCCAGCCCGCCGCTGTACTGGGTCGCCATCATCACCGCCCGGCTGTGGCTGCAGATCGGCTTCTACATGATCTTGTTCATTGCCGGCCTGCAGCGGATCCCGAACGAGCTCTACGAGGCTGCGGACGTGGACGGGGCGAAGCGGGGCTGGCAGCAGTTCCGGTTCATCACCTTCCCGCAGTTGCAAGCCACCTCGGTTGCGGTGCTGCTGTTGCTGTTCATCAACGCCTTCCAGGCGTTCGACGAATTCTTCAACCTGATGGGCAACTCCTCGCTCGCCCGGCCGCCGCTGGTCTACCTGTACTACACGGCGATGGGTAGCCAGGACTTCGGCCACGGCAGCGCCGGGGCGGTCATCCTGGCATTGCTGATCGTGCTGGTTTCTCTGGTGCAGGGCAAGATCTTCGGCTTCGGGAAGGCATCGTGA
- a CDS encoding MFS transporter, which produces MSDRPDTPAVDSAQREPTASPPTASPPIASRPTGWRSGSPGLVLWAGTATVSGLGDSVQAFALSWEASGFGPAAAATVATLGILPRVLLMLLGGVAADRYGIRRVMIICDGCMIIVLGCAVGYLSAVPVSLAVIIAISMLAGAISAFYLPAAGGFLRLFVPTDQLPRVMARVSGLQQVARLIGPSLGAVLVIMVGLRGVSMINLVSFAAIMMVLSLVRPPISLRATDPGAAGQGADGTGGPPRGIRSVVADLATGVGQAARTPGMRAALGSLALVAGGVLPMLYLCLPLAVRERQWGVTAAGTIESCWIVGTLAVTLVVAKVGVHHRTGLMIVLGPLVAAVGVTLIAVAPTVPIAGVGAVLMGVGTAVYTGHLSPLFLVWTPPALTARFQSLFGIVQAAPMLVMNPFFGLAATAVNATAALAAAAVSCLAASAVALSSARLRTSDATVGTA; this is translated from the coding sequence ATGTCGGACCGGCCTGACACGCCGGCGGTCGACTCCGCGCAGCGTGAACCGACCGCCAGCCCCCCGACCGCCAGCCCTCCGATCGCCAGCCGCCCGACCGGCTGGCGATCGGGTAGCCCCGGCCTGGTGTTGTGGGCCGGCACCGCTACCGTCTCCGGGCTCGGCGACAGCGTCCAGGCCTTTGCCCTCAGCTGGGAGGCGTCCGGCTTCGGGCCGGCTGCTGCGGCCACCGTCGCGACACTGGGGATCCTGCCGCGAGTGCTGTTGATGTTGCTCGGCGGCGTGGCTGCGGACCGGTACGGCATCCGTCGAGTGATGATCATCTGCGACGGCTGCATGATCATCGTTCTCGGCTGCGCGGTCGGTTACCTGTCGGCAGTACCGGTGAGCCTTGCGGTGATCATCGCGATCAGCATGCTGGCCGGTGCGATCTCCGCCTTCTACCTGCCGGCCGCCGGTGGCTTCCTCCGGCTCTTCGTCCCGACCGATCAGCTGCCCCGCGTGATGGCCAGGGTGAGCGGCCTGCAGCAGGTCGCGCGGCTGATCGGGCCGTCGCTCGGCGCCGTGCTGGTGATCATGGTCGGACTGCGCGGAGTCTCGATGATCAATCTCGTGAGCTTCGCCGCGATCATGATGGTCCTGAGCCTGGTCAGACCTCCGATCTCCCTCAGAGCAACAGATCCGGGCGCGGCCGGTCAGGGTGCCGACGGCACCGGCGGGCCGCCGCGGGGCATTCGATCGGTGGTCGCCGACCTCGCGACCGGAGTCGGTCAGGCCGCACGAACCCCCGGGATGCGGGCAGCGCTCGGGTCGTTGGCTCTGGTGGCCGGCGGTGTGCTGCCGATGCTGTATCTGTGCCTGCCGTTGGCGGTCCGCGAGCGACAATGGGGCGTCACCGCGGCCGGCACGATCGAGAGTTGCTGGATCGTCGGCACCCTCGCCGTGACCTTGGTGGTAGCCAAGGTCGGGGTGCACCACCGGACCGGGCTGATGATCGTCCTCGGGCCGCTGGTCGCCGCTGTCGGCGTGACGCTGATCGCGGTGGCGCCGACGGTGCCGATCGCCGGCGTCGGAGCGGTGCTGATGGGCGTCGGCACGGCGGTCTACACCGGCCACCTGTCGCCGCTGTTCCTGGTCTGGACACCCCCGGCGCTGACCGCGAGATTCCAATCCCTGTTCGGAATCGTGCAGGCCGCGCCGATGCTGGTGATGAATCCGTTCTTCGGCCTCGCGGCAACGGCGGTGAATGCAACCGCTGCCCTGGCGGCAGCCGCCGTCAGCTGCCTGGCGGCGAGTGCGGTAGCGCTGAGCAGCGCTCGGCTGCGGACCAGTGACGCGACGGTCGGAACGGCGTGA
- a CDS encoding ABC transporter substrate-binding protein: MGPIPSTPLPGNAVSRRRFLSALGISAAAIGSTSVLSACGGGSSGLSGDEGGSGGGKKATLNVWYHQYGEAGTQQAVERYAKEFPDATVKVQWTPGDYTSKVNSGLLSNNGPDSFEGTPNLQQVKADQIVPLDDILADVKSDYTEADIKSITVEGKMYGARIVDDCTLIYYRKSMLDKAGVKPPTTLDELVAAAKELTTKDVKGLFIGNDAGATPAFGGGSMLGPVLWSVGQNYLTDDNKINFTGDNVAKAMMKLRKLVTDKSILLGAPTDYWDSGSFTQGLCAMQYTGLWAMPIIQKAIGDDFGVVPFPAFSDSVGKPSTAQGGWAAMVSKKSKNVELAKKYVKWLWVDNTKDQEDYNLSYGFHVPPRKSLAAKASKLQSGPAAEAVKIFNDYAIAGGTTWTTEMNTAWGDAMTAVIRKGKDPDASIATAEKAVQKILDKLLG; the protein is encoded by the coding sequence ATGGGGCCCATCCCTTCGACACCGCTGCCCGGAAACGCCGTCTCACGGCGCCGTTTCCTGAGCGCGCTCGGAATCAGTGCCGCCGCGATCGGGAGCACGTCGGTGCTGTCTGCCTGTGGCGGCGGCAGCAGTGGTCTGTCCGGAGACGAAGGCGGCAGCGGCGGCGGCAAGAAGGCCACGCTGAACGTCTGGTACCACCAGTACGGCGAGGCCGGCACCCAGCAAGCCGTCGAACGCTATGCCAAGGAATTCCCCGACGCCACCGTCAAGGTGCAGTGGACGCCCGGCGACTACACCTCCAAGGTCAACAGCGGGCTGCTGTCCAACAACGGTCCGGACAGCTTCGAGGGAACGCCGAATCTGCAACAGGTGAAGGCAGATCAGATCGTCCCGCTGGACGACATCCTGGCCGATGTGAAGTCCGACTACACAGAGGCCGACATCAAGTCGATCACCGTCGAGGGCAAGATGTACGGCGCCCGGATCGTCGACGACTGTACGTTGATCTACTACCGCAAGTCGATGCTGGACAAGGCCGGGGTGAAGCCGCCGACGACGCTGGACGAGCTGGTGGCGGCGGCCAAGGAGCTGACCACCAAGGACGTCAAGGGCCTGTTCATCGGCAATGACGCGGGCGCGACGCCGGCCTTCGGCGGCGGTTCGATGCTCGGACCGGTGCTGTGGTCGGTCGGGCAGAACTATCTGACCGACGACAACAAGATCAACTTCACCGGCGACAACGTGGCCAAGGCAATGATGAAGCTCCGCAAACTGGTCACCGACAAGTCCATCCTGCTCGGCGCACCGACCGACTATTGGGACTCCGGATCGTTCACCCAGGGTCTGTGTGCCATGCAGTACACCGGTCTGTGGGCGATGCCGATCATCCAGAAGGCGATCGGTGACGACTTCGGAGTCGTCCCGTTCCCGGCCTTCAGTGACTCGGTAGGCAAACCGTCGACCGCACAGGGTGGCTGGGCGGCGATGGTCAGCAAGAAGTCCAAGAACGTCGAGCTGGCCAAGAAGTATGTGAAGTGGCTGTGGGTGGACAACACCAAGGACCAGGAGGACTACAACCTGTCCTACGGCTTCCATGTCCCACCGCGCAAGAGCCTGGCCGCCAAGGCCAGCAAGCTGCAGTCCGGACCGGCGGCGGAGGCGGTGAAGATCTTCAACGACTACGCGATCGCCGGCGGCACCACCTGGACCACGGAGATGAATACTGCCTGGGGCGATGCGATGACGGCGGTGATCCGCAAGGGCAAGGATCCCGACGCCTCGATCGCCACCGCCGAGAAAGCCGTCCAAAAGATCTTGGACAAGTTGCTGGGGTGA
- a CDS encoding S53 family peptidase: MRNRSIRWQRGLTVTGAAALSAALVVAGAATSSADPNAQQAFPGSVPSFVTTAADAGTAADDTVEGEVYLDLQDEAGAQQLATAVSTPGNARYGKYLTPHAWIKKYAPTKADLAAVKKYLKDSGVTITAVPESREYVVFRGKADAVSAAFDTSLHNYRVGSSTVSAPATAPKLPVSVAGRVAGISLGNARTKLTRPDSVVQGQGVPGAVAKAKTAKLKGSGATADGAAKPQPKSQAASDACSTYYGENKATMPEAYGSTKFPTYICGYLPSQLRSAGDLDQSINAGNDGSGVTLGIVDAYASPTIVKDTNDYMRAAGEPLLSKFSQIGAQPSDFTDEALCGGPSGWQGEENLDVQSAHAVAPGASILYSGAANCGGGIDVALSLILDQGKADLVSNSYGYTTEAVGSDVIRGQQNLHIQAAGTGIGLYYSTGDDGDNSATLGKAAANWPATSPFVTAVGGTSESISSKGNYRSEVGWGDILDQVAGGKYTAALPGDLYGGGGGGGISSVIAEPAYQKGVVPKELSGRGTKASRVIPDVSDLADPYTGYQIAIRPILDDSTLETGPLEYETYGGTSLASPLVAGKMALVQQLSKHRIGFANPALYQQSGNAKAYHDVTASTDPVAISYTSAGSGTQYLNTFDQGFTLTGATGYDDFTGIGSLKVPGLAKLLKKSAAGA, from the coding sequence ATGCGCAACCGATCCATTCGGTGGCAACGCGGACTGACCGTGACGGGGGCGGCGGCACTCAGCGCCGCTCTCGTCGTGGCCGGCGCTGCCACCTCATCGGCCGACCCGAACGCCCAGCAGGCGTTCCCCGGGTCGGTTCCGTCGTTCGTCACGACAGCCGCCGACGCCGGCACAGCCGCCGACGACACGGTCGAAGGTGAGGTCTACCTCGACCTGCAGGACGAGGCCGGCGCCCAGCAACTGGCCACCGCCGTCTCGACCCCGGGCAACGCCCGGTACGGCAAATACCTGACTCCGCACGCGTGGATCAAGAAGTATGCCCCGACCAAGGCGGATCTGGCCGCGGTGAAGAAGTATCTGAAGGACAGCGGGGTGACCATCACCGCCGTACCGGAGAGCCGGGAGTACGTCGTCTTCCGCGGCAAGGCCGACGCGGTCTCCGCCGCCTTCGACACCAGCCTGCACAACTATCGGGTCGGTTCGAGTACGGTCTCGGCCCCGGCCACCGCGCCGAAGCTGCCGGTCTCGGTCGCCGGCCGGGTCGCCGGCATCAGCCTCGGCAACGCTCGGACCAAGCTCACCCGACCGGACAGCGTCGTGCAGGGTCAGGGCGTACCCGGTGCGGTCGCCAAGGCAAAGACCGCCAAGCTCAAGGGCTCCGGCGCGACCGCCGACGGCGCCGCCAAACCGCAGCCCAAGAGTCAGGCTGCCAGCGACGCCTGCTCCACCTACTACGGTGAGAACAAGGCCACGATGCCGGAGGCGTACGGGTCGACGAAGTTCCCGACCTACATCTGCGGCTACCTGCCCAGCCAGCTGCGATCGGCCGGCGACCTGGACCAGTCGATCAACGCCGGTAACGACGGCAGCGGCGTCACCCTCGGCATTGTCGATGCCTACGCCTCGCCGACGATCGTCAAGGACACCAACGACTACATGCGGGCCGCCGGTGAGCCGCTGCTGTCCAAGTTCAGCCAGATCGGCGCCCAGCCCAGCGACTTCACCGACGAGGCGCTCTGTGGCGGTCCGTCGGGCTGGCAGGGCGAGGAGAACCTGGACGTCCAGTCCGCGCACGCGGTCGCGCCGGGCGCGAGCATCCTCTACTCCGGGGCCGCGAACTGCGGCGGCGGCATCGACGTGGCGCTGTCGTTGATCTTGGACCAGGGCAAGGCCGATCTGGTCAGCAACAGTTACGGCTACACCACCGAAGCGGTCGGCAGCGATGTCATCCGCGGCCAGCAGAACCTGCACATCCAGGCAGCCGGCACCGGCATCGGGCTCTACTACTCCACCGGTGACGACGGCGACAACAGCGCCACCCTCGGCAAGGCTGCTGCCAACTGGCCGGCCACCTCGCCGTTCGTGACCGCCGTCGGTGGCACCAGCGAGTCGATCAGCTCCAAGGGCAACTACCGGTCCGAGGTCGGGTGGGGCGACATCCTGGACCAGGTCGCTGGCGGCAAGTACACCGCTGCGCTGCCCGGTGATCTGTACGGCGGTGGCGGTGGCGGCGGGATCAGCTCGGTGATCGCCGAACCTGCCTACCAGAAGGGCGTCGTGCCCAAGGAACTCTCCGGTCGCGGGACGAAGGCGTCCCGGGTGATCCCCGACGTCAGCGACCTCGCCGACCCCTACACCGGCTACCAGATCGCGATCCGGCCGATCCTGGACGACTCGACGTTGGAGACCGGACCGTTGGAGTACGAGACCTACGGCGGCACCAGCCTGGCCAGCCCACTGGTCGCCGGCAAAATGGCGCTGGTCCAGCAGCTGAGCAAGCACCGGATCGGCTTCGCCAACCCGGCGCTCTACCAGCAGAGCGGCAACGCCAAGGCCTACCACGACGTGACCGCGTCGACCGACCCGGTGGCGATCAGCTACACCAGCGCGGGCTCCGGCACCCAGTACCTGAACACCTTCGATCAGGGCTTCACCCTGACCGGAGCGACCGGGTACGACGACTTCACCGGAATCGGCAGCCTGAAGGTCCCGGGGCTGGCGAAGCTGCTGAAGAAGAGCGCCGCCGGCGCCTGA
- a CDS encoding MerR family transcriptional regulator, which translates to MTSPGSTASPGGMSSRLTISAFARTVGLTPSALRFYDDAGLLAPAAVDERNGYRYYDDDQRRRAVLVRQMRELDVPLTTMRAVLDGSPADAERLLTEHVDLLTGRADRARVELADLLRALRGTDDGLSPSMIGPTTFAIGGPELAGAIRQVAPFAAAPPTTGEPGAGDRLDCLLLDVTAGELTVVGTDRYRLGARSLRVTEFDGPDRRLPVSATRLVAVSDWLRRQRRIRVHYTDAALLITPDHDQPDAADGSTDQAEQRLPVADDHFPDYRRVLDSTAQSAGRHRMIIDRIRLLELISADQTSTVVLQPVAEQVLISRVNDPEVRRLPAVCNGPAERVGFSPTLLASALQSSVGPDVLIELAPGSAAVVRSADDGSFSTLVMPRRLDDQPDPDERPADDVGPA; encoded by the coding sequence GTGACCTCACCAGGCAGCACGGCTTCACCGGGCGGGATGAGCAGCCGCCTCACCATCAGCGCTTTTGCGCGCACGGTCGGACTGACCCCGAGCGCGTTGCGGTTCTACGACGACGCAGGGCTGCTGGCGCCGGCCGCCGTCGACGAACGCAACGGCTACCGCTATTACGACGATGATCAACGTCGTCGAGCAGTCCTGGTCCGGCAGATGCGTGAACTGGACGTTCCACTGACCACCATGCGGGCCGTCCTGGACGGCTCACCGGCGGATGCCGAACGCCTGCTGACCGAGCATGTCGATCTGCTCACCGGTCGGGCGGACCGGGCCCGGGTCGAGCTGGCCGACCTGCTGCGCGCGTTGCGCGGTACGGACGACGGGCTCAGCCCGTCGATGATCGGACCGACGACCTTCGCGATCGGTGGACCGGAACTGGCCGGCGCCATCCGTCAGGTGGCGCCGTTCGCCGCGGCGCCGCCGACAACCGGCGAACCGGGCGCCGGCGATCGGCTGGACTGTTTGCTGCTGGATGTCACGGCCGGCGAGCTGACCGTGGTCGGCACGGATCGCTACCGGCTGGGCGCCCGGAGTCTCCGGGTGACCGAGTTCGACGGCCCGGATCGTCGGCTCCCCGTCTCGGCCACGCGTCTGGTTGCCGTCAGCGACTGGTTGCGGCGGCAGCGCCGGATCCGGGTGCACTACACCGATGCGGCCCTGTTGATCACCCCGGACCATGATCAACCGGACGCCGCGGACGGCTCGACGGATCAGGCCGAGCAGCGGTTGCCGGTGGCCGACGACCACTTCCCCGACTATCGGCGGGTGCTCGATTCGACTGCTCAATCAGCGGGTCGGCATCGGATGATCATCGATCGGATCCGTTTGCTGGAACTGATCTCGGCCGATCAGACTAGCACTGTCGTGCTGCAGCCGGTAGCCGAACAGGTCCTGATCAGCCGGGTCAACGATCCCGAGGTCCGCCGCCTGCCGGCAGTCTGCAACGGCCCCGCTGAACGGGTCGGCTTCTCGCCGACGCTGCTGGCGTCGGCGCTGCAGAGCAGCGTCGGTCCCGATGTGCTGATCGAGCTGGCACCCGGCAGTGCCGCGGTCGTCCGATCGGCCGACGACGGGAGCTTCTCCACCCTGGTGATGCCACGTCGGCTGGACGATCAGCCCGATCCTGACGAACGGCCTGCTGACGATGTCGGACCGGCCTGA